The window TCTTGAATAAATCTCATCATTCTCTTTTTGATTAGGTCCACCCAATAAATCGTAGTCCAATCGCAGTCCAGATCTATGGTTTCGGCCAGTTAAATCAAAAGGCTATCTACCtaatctttttctttattttgccTTTTGATTcattgtaatacttcaacctaatcTTCGCATCAGAGTAGTAGTAGCACTAAAGTCCATCCACTACCGTAGTTAATGTAATCTACAACTCTGGCCACGCTATAAATTGGTGATGACTCCAGCACTAGTTCATATCAGCTTTTCCCGGGCATTGCTCTTTACAGGTACTAGTGTTTGTTCGATGGAGAGTATTGTTTCTCTGCTTAGTTCCATGAGAGCCATACTTTTGGTTTTTCTTGATGAATGTTGAGAATGATGCCGAGCTTTTAAGCTGCAGACATCATCTTCATGAttatttttcttgtttgttttATGTATGCAGCTTCCTCTTTGAGCTTCTTTAGGAAGCTATACTGGTTTGGCTGCTCACCTAATGCTCATCATAGATAGACTGTCATAGACTATGTATACTATAAGAAACAGTCAGAGATTCTGAAGGTGAAAGATAAAAGGTTCCAAAGCACAGATTTATTACTCGAGAAAGCAGGTTGCTATTGATCTCCTTCTCTAGTATTTGCCCCATGTATTTAAAGACCTCACGTAGCTGAGAGATGCAAGGATGATCATGATTGCACAATATGTGCATGGAATCAATGCACTACTATCGATTTGGTTGCTATTCCTTTCTCCTACTGGATTGGTTCCTAACAtgcattttctttctttgttctttCAGATACTTTGTTGCTGTTTGCATAGGGAGTATCAAAGGAGTACGAGTTGGAAACATTGAGGCTGAACTAGATTACATTGTAGTAGTAGATCTTTTGCACTTGCCATATCTAGGAAAATGGCACTTGCTTCGATTCCTGCAGTAGTCCTGGGCTCGATTGCCTTCACCGTATTCTGGATGCTGGCTGTGTTCCCTGCAGTCCCCTTCCTACCCGTAGGAAGAACTGCTGGATCTCTTCTAGGTGCCATGCTCATGGTGATCTTTCAGGTCGTCAGCCCCGAGCAGGCCTACGCATCCATCGACCTCCCCATCCTGGGCCTCCTCTTCGGTACCATGGTCGTTAGCATCTACCTGGAACGAGCCCAGATGTTCAAGTACTTGGGCAGGCTGCTTTCATGGAAGAGCAAAGGTGGCCGGGACTTGCTCTGCCGAGTCTGCCTTGTTTCGGCCTTGGCAAGTGCACTCTTCACCAACGACACCACCTGCATTGTGCTCACCGAGTTCGTCCTCAAGCTCGCAAAGCAGCACAAGCTTCCTGCCAAGCCCTTTCTCCTAGCATTAGCATCTAGTGCCAACATCGGCTCAAGTGCAACTCCCATCGGCAACCCACAGAACCTGGTTATAGCTGTCGAGAGTAAAATCTCCTTCATCAAGTTCTTTCTCGGAATCTTCCCCGCGATGCTTGTTGGTGTTGTCATCAACGTAGTGATCCTTCTCGGCATGTTTTGGAAGCAGTTATCGAGCAAGGAGGGCGAAGAACAGAAAATGGAAGTCGAAGTCACCGAGATGGAAGTGAATTCCCATACTTTCGTGCCCGCGAGAATGTCGCACCCTCCTCCTTTGGACTCCCAAGAGATGAATGATGTCGAGAAGAATAATCCGCGCAAAGACGGTTCTCGGCAAGGCTGTGCACAAGTTTCTGATATGAAGAGGTTTCTGACAAAAAAGGAAGTGTTCTTGAAGGGCTCTGTGTATTTTGTAAGCATCGGCATGCTGATTGCTCTGCTAATGGGACTAAACATGTCATGGACTGCACTCACTGCTGCTCTGATACTGGTGGTGATCGACTTCAAGGATGCTGGCCCATGTCTTGACAAGGTAATTATTCCATGATCTTTCATGCTTAAAGAAAGCAGAAGAGAGGGAGATAAAATGCCTTTTGATTCTTTTTTGGAGTTCACTTATCTATGTCGCAATTTACCATTTTACTATATTCTGAACTTTGTTTCTCAGTGTTTAGCACTAGGAAATATCTTATTGTGAAAACTGACGAGTCTTAGAACTTGTGGAATGGCTCAGGTTTCATATTCCCTGTTGGTGTTCTTCTGTGGGATGTTCATCACTGTTAATGGATTCAACAGGACAGGAATACCGAGTGGCTTTTGGAATTTTATGGAGCCTTATTCTCGGATTAATCATGTGAGTGGAGTCACAGTGCTATCCATTGTCATACTGCTGCTATCGAACTTGGCATCCAATGTACCCACCGGTAGGTTAAGCTTCTCCTTGTAGCTTTCTTCTGCCACACGTACAGTACATTGGACTGCATGATTGAATCAAACATGGTTGCTAACTCAAAACTTACTCTCGAAATCAAATGAGTCTCTGATGAAACGTATCAAATGATCCACCACGGTAACCTCTTGATGAAACATTGGTGACAGTGCTCTTGCTGGGGGCTCAGGTGGCCAAGtcagccgctgcagtgtcgcccaaGTACGAGGCGAGATCATGGCTGTTGCTCGCGTTCGTGAGCACCGTCGCCGGCAACCTCTCGCTGCTGGGCTCGGCGGCCAACCTGATAGTATGCGAGCAGGCGCGGCGGTCGGAGCTCCACAAGTACACTCTCTCCTTCTGGGAACACATTGTCTTTGGACTGCCGTCGACGCTCGTCGTCACCGCCGCCGGACTCCCCTTGATCAGGGCTTAGCTCATCGTCGTAGAATGCTGTAACTAGAAATAATCCTGATCGTTACCATGTACTCCCTGGTGATTGCCGAACGAGGTATACTTCTTTTAGGAGCTTGTATTCAGTGAAATGAGAGTTCAAGAAGGGTGTGAACtcgtatgtatgtatgtagaTCAGTAGATGCATGCTGGCCAGCTACAAACAAATATTCCAATCATGTATTCCTTTTTTCCTTCATAATTTGAGTTCGGATGCTCAATTGATCGAAACTAGAAAcaaggataaaaaaagaaaattaatgttTATTAATAGCTAATAATCATCTAATTAGACTAATCCTTGAGCTTAGTGGTGGTGTTATCGTTATAATATCCTTTGAAGGCCCTTGGGAGGTAGACGGCGTGTAGACGCCCAAAAAGACTGAAGGCCCAAAAGCCCAAATTGGAGACGGCGAGCGCAGCCGCAGGGCCGCCCCGTGCTCGCCCCCAGCCTTTTCGACCTCGCACACCACCCCCCACTCGAGGATGGTGAAGAGGCGCTTGGTGTTGTGGAAGACGGGCACGAAGGCGCTCATCGGCGGCGAGAAGCGGGCCGAGTAGGTGACGCCCTCGTTGAGAACCTAGGCGGCGAGTAGGAATATAGTCCACTCTGCGAACCAAAGAAGATGAGCTTGAAGCTTGctgaggtatatatatatgtgcatcgGTTTCGGCTTCTGATTGGTAATTGCAGAACAGTTCTTGATGGACTAGTCTTGAGTGATTGATTACATAGAAGCTTTACAGCGTCGCCTATTCACCGACTTGTGGAACTACAAACAGAGATCCAAGTTTAAGAAGCACTGGTGAGACGAAAGGCTCTGCCACTGTTAACAGGGCACAGATCCATGTAGTACTACTCTTCATATGATTTCTCATGGGGCAGGTCGCCTGTGCACAGACTCTGAAGCGTCCGAGTTCTCTGGACCTGCCCACATGCGCGTCTTGTGACTGTGACCACTCGACGGATCCAATGCCATGGATGTCGTTGGACAAGATGCCTGCTCTTTATACACCCGCGTTCCGTGATTCCGTAGTCAACAGCGCGCCAGACGCTGACTAGTCAAGATCGCAGATGGTCAACTCAACCCGTTCATGGGAAAAGGATCAAGGGGAAGAGATCGGTTTGCTCTTAACACCCCGTCAATATTTGATGTTTCTTCCGTAATAAGTAGATTTAGCGTCTTGATAGGAGTGTTCGCCTGGATGATGAAAACGCAAGATCGTATTTTTGCTGCTATGGAGTCACCAGCAATAGCATGTCTGCATGATCTCTTCCGGAGGACAATGCCAGACAATGACTGTGGCGAGTCTACAAGGCGTACGCTGCACTCTGTGCAACCTGATGCATGGACAACGAGGCATGTTCTTCTCATGAATTCAGACCTACTACAGTCTCACTTTACCCCATGCTCAAAAGCAGAGGAAATTTGTTCCATGTTCATGCAAGACGAGCCATAGCAGAGAGTTGTTCAAGATCATTCATGGCGTGGCCCCAACTCTTCCTGCACGTGGATTGTCTGCCTCTTCTGCAGTCCATATCGACTTTCTGAGCTGAATGCCCATTGAGGGGGGAAAAGATCATCTAATGTGGTTCTGAAAGGATGTCTTCTCACAGGGTTGATCATATGACCCACCTAAATATTTATAGATCTTtaattactttaaaggatcacgtCACGTTCTGTAGGGCCGAATAGTGTTCGAAAAATGTCTCAGTATCGTGACAATCTAAGTTTCATGTCCAGTTTAGTCTTTGGGAACAGTACATCAACGTGGGGACACAGTCAAAGGGCCACGAGCACAATCTGACACAATTGTCTCTCCATGCAATCTTTACATCATTTGACAGGGGGCCCTAATAGTGTGTTTACTGTGTGATCATTAGGGAGAAAGAACATTATAGATTGCTATCAAACAGTTGGGAGGAGGAGTAGACATGGGATTGGTATTATAAGGGAAGGGATTGCAACACCTAAACACCTATTCACTACACCTTTTGGCCATGGCCAGATGATGTTTGAGCAAATGATGCTGCTTGGTGTGGCGGGGACAGAGTACGCAATCAGCACAGACCAAGTTCCGTTGGATTACTTTAAGAGAAAGCAAAGGAGGTATCAGTAATTTCAGAAGCTACAACATGACTGAATGTGGACAATGCAAGCTTTGGGACAAGTAATCAACCATAAGCTTCTTTATTAGAGAGACCGGACAACAAGAGAGCTTGAGTTAAGCTTGGAGAAGTAAGACAAAActatacatctctctctctctctctctctctctctatatatatatatatatatatatatatatatatatatatctcctatATTTTACAGGTGCAGGTCATTTGTCGCCAAATGTCTACTTTTCTTTTATGAAAAGAGCTGAAGCTTGTGAAGCCAAAGAGTATCTGATCGCCGCCATTGCTCTCCCTTCTCCTCGGCCAACACCAGTGGCAGAGGAATACATATCTCTCAATCTATCAACTGCTCTTGAACACAGGTAGTCTCCATCCTGATGTAGCTTTTCCTCCGATTTTTAACGAGTTGTAAAATCTTTTAAAGTGGATGGGGTTTAAGGACGGATTTTCTAAGAAATGGCGCTTGAAAGGTTGAGCATTCTTTGGGCGAAAAATGTGATCTTTAGGAAGAAAAATGTCACCTTTGTGCGACTCAGGTGTCGTGTAGTATTTTGGAAATGCATGGTAAATTTCCGCGGTGAAATGCCTGAGATCTGGTGAAATTAGGGTACCGGCTTGGCCAGCACTTATCCTGCTAGTGATTTCGAATTAGACTTGAGATGATAATTCAAACTGCTGGAGATTTGCCATTAGTCTGCACTTTTACTCGTATTAAGGATGAGATATTATAGGATCTTCTATTCTGCACTGGATTTTATTGTTCTGTTTCGCTATTGTTTTTCTTCGTTTCTGCATGTTACTTTATTGTCATATCCATTCGCCTTTTGGTACTTTTATTTAGAACATTGAAATCTCTCTTCTTTGCTATAAACCTCGAGTCGTTATCCTTCTGCTGCTGGTACCATCTGGTTATTTCCTTCATCCAAATGGGTACCCATTATCTTTCATTGCGAAAGATAATGATTAATATGATGGTAGATTAACGAAATGGGTCCACTAGATTTTCTACTGCATCATAAATTTCAGTAGAAAGAAGTCATTTTATGCAATTGTAATGGAATAATTTGATAGAACTACTTTATCCATgcaatgctagaaggaaagagctCTTTCCCTATAAACAACAGAAATTGGTAACTGCAGCACTATGTTTGACTAGTGGGTTGGACGTGCCCTTCAGGTACAAAATGTCATTGATCTGATGGGTTCAAGAACATATATAGATTCAGGAAAGGGAGTTTTAGGAAGGATGGGAATTTGGTACAAGTGAGTATCAGAATCTTCAACATGCCATAGAGTAGGGAGAGCTTTGTCCTATATAAAGAAGACCTAGATTTTAATGCCCTCCTTAGTTGTATAACTAATCACCGCGAAAATGTTAGTGTTATTCACTACATTACTGTTATTTACTACTCTTGTTATGCTTTTCAAATACATGAAAGAATTGCTGCACAGAGATTTCTGATAATTGTTAGAACAGCATAACAAAGCAAATCTATGATGCCATTTTTTGTCTTGTTCTTTATCATCATGTATTGTTTATGCACCAAAACTCGCTGTTTGTCTTTCttaattctttttccttcttgGAGATACCATATatcgatgttttgttagttatgtTGCTTCAACTTCAGTACAGTAATCATCACCATCATTTTTCATTTCCATCCAATGGTAACAAAAAAATTGTGCATATCCATTGTATTACTTATCTCGACGATTAAGTCTTGGGATGATATTATTCATTGAATCAGATATTGAACTTAATTCTTAAGTGAAAATGTTTGTTACATAGAAGTCTCTAAGCTGCAATAGATATGATTCTTTTGCAAATGTTGACTCCTAAATAAACCGTGATTTTCTTATGAGATGTCTTCATAGGTCGGAGTATTGCCTCCTTTGAATTGGTTATGCATTCTTTGCTGTCTACCATGTTACAATATCAGTAAATCAGAAGTCAACATTTGTaatacttttatttacaagcaatGTATTCCATTATAATGTCAGTTTAGTAAACTCGAGTTAGTGACATGCATCTAATGTATTCATTTTTCAGCCAATAATTATTGTTATTCGTTCTCTGTATGTGGATCTTTTTACTACTTTGATACCTTCTAATTTGTGCTCCTTAACTCTTATGATATTTCCATTCTATTTACTTATTTTGCATATTTAAACCTAGTTGAGAACTAGACTCCTCAAAACTTGACCAACAGGTGTATTTGctcttttatccaaatttcaACAATTGGGGAAGACCATCAAACTAGGGATATGGATCAGGTCTAATATGTAACCAGACAATGTTTCGCATTTTCCAGCTGTTGCATGAACTTAAAAAGTATAAGATAAAAAGGAACAGAAAAAATTATGCTGCACCTTTCGCAGCAATTGTAGTGGTTAACTGGCCCATTGAGGGAACACttgaggacatggaggaaaaggAAAGGGAAATTGAGTAGTTGAGCATGTCCCCACTTTTCCCTCTTCTTGCCTTTCCACTCCAGCTATTTAGGAAGCAGGCCATCTGCTTCACTAGTCAACATCAGAGGACACCATAATTTTGGCAGTGGCTATCTGAAGAAAGGGGTATTGGCTAAATCTTGATCCAAGATTTTATTGGCTTGAAAGAGAAGTGCGAATTTGATTAGGCTTGGTCTACCAAGATCTCATATTAACCAGTTTTAGTCTAGGTTAGTCGAATACTAAGCCCAATTTGTTCTAACCACTTTTAGTCAAAACCAACTAAAAGTAGATTTAGGAGAAAAGGAAAATCCTTTTTACACAGAATGGTAATTGTTTATTGATTTTATTTATGTTGTTTTGATGGACGTTTCTTGAGATATTTTGGTTCTCTTTGCCCAACTTACATGTATTTGCTCATGTCTGTGCATCAACATCTGGTACAGTTCTCTGCAGCAAAACTTGTTACTAGGTTTTGGTAGTGTTATGAGACTGAAGCATTCCTAGcgaactccaagaaatccatcattttgtgattttcttttgttttgatacttaaattttcttattaatttAAGATGATGGATCCTATGCTAGACTAAAGTTAGCCAAGGCAAGTGTTTTTAAATAATTCGTACAATAGTCTAATTGATGACTTGGTCAGATAGTGAACTAGTTCCATTTGCTAGTTTAGATTCAAAGCTTGCTTAGTTTTAGCTTTAAGTAATCAAGAGATTTTTTGCCTACTCTTGTGAAAGCTAACCTAtctttatgcttcagcagttcatTGTAACCATGGGTCAAAATGTTGTTTTGGAATGTGGAAATCATTTACAAGCAAGAATGAAGCCTAAAATTGTCCACATTTCTAGTCTTAGCACTAAGGTACAAGAGAGAGTGAGAAAAAGAGAGACAACTGACAGGTACCACTACTTCAAGATATTGGATGATGATCTGAGAGAACTTAACCGCAGTTATTCATCAAGTCTTCATCATGAAAGCATGCACTCCAAATCTTTTCGAGCCAATGGTGATAATGAAGTGTTAAAAAGAGGTTCTATGTATCAGAGCTCTAAAGAGGTCAGGAGAATGAGAAAACTGCAAGAGGAAAGGAGGAAAGTAGAATTGGAATGCAGAGGTGACGATTTTCTTTCATTTGAGATTGTTGATCATCTGCCACAG of the Musa acuminata AAA Group cultivar baxijiao chromosome BXJ3-2, Cavendish_Baxijiao_AAA, whole genome shotgun sequence genome contains:
- the LOC103975861 gene encoding silicon efflux transporter LSI2; translation: MALASIPAVVLGSIAFTVFWMLAVFPAVPFLPVGRTAGSLLGAMLMVIFQVVSPEQAYASIDLPILGLLFGTMVVSIYLERAQMFKYLGRLLSWKSKGGRDLLCRVCLVSALASALFTNDTTCIVLTEFVLKLAKQHKLPAKPFLLALASSANIGSSATPIGNPQNLVIAVESKISFIKFFLGIFPAMLVGVVINVVILLGMFWKQLSSKEGEEQKMEVEVTEMEVNSHTFVPARMSHPPPLDSQEMNDVEKNNPRKDGSRQGCAQVSDMKRFLTKKEVFLKGSVYFVSIGMLIALLMGLNMSWTALTAALILVVIDFKDAGPCLDKVSYSLLVFFCGMFITVNGFNRTGIPSGFWNFMEPYSRINHVSGVTVLSIVILLLSNLASNVPTVLLLGAQVAKSAAAVSPKYEARSWLLLAFVSTVAGNLSLLGSAANLIVCEQARRSELHKYTLSFWEHIVFGLPSTLVVTAAGLPLIRA